One window of Mesorhizobium sp. PAMC28654 genomic DNA carries:
- a CDS encoding molybdopterin oxidoreductase family protein gives MSHRPPRGANSAPSQRPLADTTAPDEGDGVDTSPSISDSIAKTTCYMCACRCGIDVHIKDGKVRYINGNKDHPVNRGVICGKGSSGIMQHYSPARLKKPLLRTGPRGSGEFREIEWEEAFSIATERLSTIRRTDPKKLAFFTGRDQSQSLTGWWASRFGTPNFAAHGGFCSVNMAAGGLYTIGGSFWEFGEPDWDNTKYFMLFGVAEDHDSNPIKIGLGKLKARGAKVVSINPCRTGYNAIADDWIGIRPGTDGLFVFALIHELLKAGRVDLDYLLRYTNAHTLVIQEPGAADDGLFARDTSGNPLAWDRVAKMPVCATDASAKPALTGSFTVDGRRCTPVFQLIADRYLDESHAPDAVAERCGIPSDTIRRIAAELAHVAFEQTIELPVAWTDWAGRRHETIKGRPVSMHAMRGISAHSNGFHTCRAIHLLQVLLGTVDVPGGFRFKPPYPRSAPPGPKPDGKTTKPMTPLDGMPLGFVCGPDDLLVDEAGTPLRIDKAYSWDAPLAAHGLMHTVIRNAWAGDPYKIDTLMMYMSNMAWNSSMNTVETMAMLTDHDEAGNYKIPFIIYSDAYYSETVPFADLVLPDTTYLERHDCISLLDRPISHADGPGDAIRHPVVEPDRDVRPFQSVLIELGARLGLPGFINDDGSAKYADYADYIVNHERTPGIGPLAGWRGKDETSIGKGEVNPNQLQRYIDNGGFWHHDFAEDQRYYKMANRSYLDFAVQMGFVPKAEPIVFQLYSEPMQRFRLAARGHGSVLPPEGDRQRIETYMDPLPFWYMPFEEAAVDPRKYPLHALTQRPMHMYHSWGSQNAWLRQITSQNRLFVHHRTGASLGLVDDDWVWIESINGRVKGQIKLIDGVNESTVWTWNAIGKRRGSWGLKDDAAESNRGFLLNHVIGDQTSADANRKRYSNSDPVTGQAAWFDLRVRIVKCATEEAGFTEPQFERFHQPPHFEPSPDKLSFGADFRRAREAME, from the coding sequence ATGAGCCACCGACCGCCGCGCGGCGCCAACTCCGCCCCCTCCCAGCGGCCGCTTGCCGACACAACCGCGCCAGACGAAGGCGACGGCGTCGATACCTCGCCCAGCATCTCCGACAGCATCGCCAAGACGACTTGCTACATGTGCGCCTGCCGTTGCGGCATCGACGTCCACATCAAGGATGGCAAGGTCCGCTACATCAACGGCAACAAGGACCATCCGGTCAATCGCGGCGTGATCTGCGGCAAGGGCAGTTCCGGCATCATGCAGCACTACAGTCCCGCCCGGCTGAAGAAGCCGCTGCTGCGTACCGGGCCGCGCGGCTCGGGCGAATTCCGCGAAATCGAGTGGGAAGAGGCGTTCTCAATCGCCACGGAGCGGCTTTCGACCATCCGTAGGACCGATCCGAAGAAGCTCGCCTTCTTCACCGGGCGCGATCAGTCGCAGTCGCTGACCGGCTGGTGGGCGAGCCGCTTCGGCACGCCGAATTTCGCGGCTCACGGAGGCTTCTGTTCGGTCAACATGGCGGCCGGCGGCCTCTATACGATCGGCGGTTCGTTCTGGGAGTTCGGCGAACCCGATTGGGACAACACCAAGTACTTCATGCTGTTCGGCGTCGCCGAGGACCATGATTCCAACCCGATCAAGATCGGCCTCGGCAAACTCAAGGCGCGCGGCGCCAAGGTGGTTTCGATCAATCCGTGCCGCACCGGTTACAATGCGATCGCCGACGACTGGATCGGCATCCGGCCCGGCACCGACGGCCTGTTCGTCTTTGCGCTCATCCATGAACTGCTGAAGGCGGGCCGCGTCGATCTCGACTATCTCCTGCGCTATACCAACGCCCACACCCTCGTCATCCAGGAGCCAGGTGCTGCCGATGATGGGCTGTTCGCCCGCGACACCAGTGGCAATCCACTGGCTTGGGACAGGGTGGCGAAGATGCCTGTCTGCGCTACCGATGCCAGCGCCAAACCCGCACTGACTGGCAGCTTCACTGTCGACGGGCGCCGCTGCACGCCGGTGTTCCAACTGATCGCTGATCGCTACCTCGATGAGAGCCATGCACCCGATGCCGTTGCGGAGCGCTGCGGCATTCCGTCCGACACGATCCGCAGGATCGCCGCCGAACTCGCTCATGTCGCCTTCGAACAGACGATCGAACTGCCGGTGGCGTGGACCGACTGGGCCGGGCGACGGCACGAGACGATCAAGGGGCGGCCTGTCTCGATGCACGCCATGCGCGGCATCTCGGCCCATTCGAATGGTTTTCACACCTGCCGCGCCATCCATCTGCTGCAGGTGTTGCTTGGCACTGTGGATGTTCCCGGGGGTTTCCGCTTCAAGCCGCCCTACCCCAGATCGGCGCCACCGGGTCCGAAGCCGGACGGCAAGACCACCAAGCCGATGACGCCGCTCGACGGCATGCCGCTGGGCTTCGTGTGCGGGCCGGACGACCTGTTGGTCGATGAGGCCGGCACGCCTCTCCGCATCGACAAGGCCTATTCCTGGGATGCGCCGCTTGCCGCGCACGGCCTGATGCACACCGTCATCCGCAATGCCTGGGCCGGCGATCCTTACAAGATCGACACGCTGATGATGTACATGTCGAACATGGCGTGGAATTCCTCGATGAATACCGTCGAGACCATGGCGATGCTGACCGACCATGATGAAGCCGGCAACTACAAGATCCCCTTCATCATCTATTCCGACGCCTATTATTCCGAGACGGTGCCGTTCGCCGATCTCGTGCTGCCCGACACCACCTATCTCGAGCGGCATGATTGCATCAGCCTGCTCGACCGGCCGATCAGCCATGCCGACGGACCGGGCGACGCCATCCGCCACCCGGTGGTCGAGCCCGACCGCGACGTCAGGCCGTTCCAGTCGGTGCTGATCGAGCTTGGCGCGCGGCTCGGCCTGCCCGGGTTCATCAATGACGACGGCTCGGCTAAATATGCCGATTATGCCGATTACATCGTCAATCACGAACGCACGCCGGGGATCGGGCCGCTTGCCGGCTGGCGCGGCAAGGACGAGACCTCGATCGGCAAGGGCGAGGTCAACCCCAACCAGTTGCAACGCTACATCGACAATGGCGGCTTCTGGCACCACGACTTCGCCGAGGACCAGCGCTACTACAAGATGGCCAACCGCTCCTATCTCGATTTCGCGGTGCAGATGGGGTTTGTCCCGAAGGCAGAGCCGATCGTTTTCCAGCTCTACTCGGAGCCGATGCAGCGCTTTCGCCTCGCCGCGCGTGGCCATGGCAGTGTGTTGCCGCCAGAGGGCGACCGCCAGCGCATCGAGACCTACATGGACCCGCTGCCGTTCTGGTACATGCCTTTCGAGGAAGCGGCCGTGGACCCGCGGAAATATCCGCTGCACGCGCTGACGCAGCGGCCGATGCACATGTATCATTCCTGGGGCTCGCAGAATGCATGGCTGAGGCAGATCACCAGCCAGAACCGACTGTTCGTGCACCACCGGACTGGCGCCAGCCTCGGTCTGGTCGACGACGACTGGGTGTGGATCGAAAGCATCAACGGCAGGGTAAAGGGGCAGATCAAGCTGATCGACGGCGTGAACGAAAGCACGGTCTGGACCTGGAACGCGATCGGCAAGCGACGCGGCAGCTGGGGGCTGAAGGACGACGCCGCTGAATCCAATCGTGGCTTCCTGCTCAACCATGTCATCGGCGACCAGACCTCGGCTGACGCCAACCGCAAGCGCTATTCGAATTCCGATCCGGTGACCGGCCAGGCGGCATGGTTCGACCTGCGGGTGCGCATCGTCAAATGCGCGACCGAGGAGGCCGGCTTCACCGAGCCGCAGTTCGAGCGTTTCCACCAGCCGCCACACTTCGAACCTTCGCCCGACAAGCTGAGCTTCGGCGCCGATTTCCGGCGGGCAAGAGAGGCCATGGAATGA
- a CDS encoding 4Fe-4S dicluster domain-containing protein, giving the protein MTCLPSHTDKKLGLVIDLDTCVGCQACVTACKEWNTGGHMAPLTDIDPYGGDVDGVWFNRVHSYEHTTELGGRTVNFPRSCLHCETPACVTVCPTGASYKRASDGIVLIDEDKCIGCKLCSWACPYGAREFDTDVGVMKKCTLCVDRIYNDNLAEGDRVPACVAACPTSARHFGDLGDPQSAVSQLVAERGGVDLMPEMGYHPTNKYLPPRAHTKRAASVAAPALESVRAEGGFLGWVDRMLSN; this is encoded by the coding sequence ATGACCTGTCTTCCCTCTCATACCGACAAGAAACTCGGCCTCGTCATCGACCTCGATACCTGCGTCGGCTGCCAGGCCTGCGTTACCGCCTGCAAGGAATGGAACACCGGCGGCCACATGGCGCCGCTGACCGACATCGACCCCTATGGCGGCGATGTCGACGGCGTCTGGTTCAACCGCGTGCACAGCTACGAGCATACGACGGAGTTGGGTGGGCGCACGGTGAACTTCCCGCGCTCCTGCCTGCATTGCGAGACGCCGGCCTGCGTCACCGTCTGCCCGACCGGCGCCTCCTACAAACGGGCCTCGGACGGCATCGTGCTGATTGACGAGGACAAATGCATCGGCTGCAAATTGTGCAGCTGGGCCTGCCCTTATGGCGCGCGCGAATTCGACACCGATGTCGGGGTGATGAAGAAATGCACGCTGTGCGTCGACCGCATCTACAATGACAACCTGGCCGAAGGGGATCGCGTGCCGGCCTGTGTCGCCGCTTGCCCGACCAGCGCCCGGCATTTCGGCGATCTCGGTGATCCCCAGTCAGCTGTCTCGCAACTGGTGGCGGAGCGTGGCGGCGTCGACCTGATGCCTGAGATGGGCTATCACCCAACCAACAAATATTTACCGCCGCGCGCCCATACCAAACGCGCCGCATCGGTGGCCGCGCCAGCACTCGAATCGGTGCGGGCCGAAGGCGGCTTTCTCGGCTGGGTCGACCGCATGCTTTCGAACTGA
- a CDS encoding dimethyl sulfoxide reductase anchor subunit family protein, translating to MHPAFSVVFFTTATGAGYGLLALLGVLGGLGIIPADFWLGFIGMGLALGLIAAGLLSSTGHLGRPERAWRAFSQWRSSWLSREGVSSVLTFIPAGLFGIGWVLLGRGGGWVAIAGLLAAVGAIVTVCTTGMIYASLKPIAQWHSRFTLPGYLIFSAMTGSVLLNALLQGFAVCSKMLLAACVLLTLLGWAWKLATWRYNDQLEIPTTANTATGLTGGTVRSLEWPHTEENYLLKEMGFRIARKHGARLRQITQLLAFALPVVLLIAAFALPWPFGAVLSVLAAIVQFAGMLVERWLFFAEAKHTVTLYYGR from the coding sequence ATGCATCCAGCCTTCTCGGTCGTCTTCTTCACCACCGCCACCGGCGCCGGCTACGGCCTGCTGGCGCTGCTTGGCGTGCTCGGAGGCTTGGGTATCATCCCGGCCGATTTCTGGCTCGGCTTCATCGGCATGGGGCTGGCGCTCGGCCTGATCGCGGCGGGACTGTTGTCCTCGACCGGCCATCTCGGCCGCCCCGAACGCGCCTGGCGGGCGTTCTCGCAGTGGCGCAGTTCATGGCTGTCGCGCGAAGGCGTTTCGTCGGTCCTGACCTTCATTCCGGCGGGGCTGTTCGGCATCGGCTGGGTGCTGCTCGGCCGCGGTGGCGGCTGGGTTGCTATCGCCGGATTGCTGGCGGCGGTCGGCGCAATTGTCACCGTCTGCACCACCGGCATGATCTATGCGTCGCTGAAACCTATCGCCCAGTGGCACAGCCGCTTCACTTTGCCCGGCTATCTCATCTTCTCGGCGATGACCGGCAGCGTGCTGCTGAACGCGCTGCTGCAGGGTTTTGCCGTCTGCTCGAAAATGCTGCTGGCGGCTTGCGTGCTGCTGACCCTGCTCGGCTGGGCCTGGAAACTGGCGACATGGCGCTACAACGACCAGCTCGAAATTCCGACGACCGCCAACACAGCGACTGGGCTGACTGGCGGCACCGTGCGATCACTCGAATGGCCGCATACCGAGGAGAATTATCTGCTCAAGGAAATGGGCTTTCGCATCGCACGCAAGCACGGTGCCCGGCTGCGCCAGATCACGCAATTGCTGGCCTTCGCCCTGCCCGTCGTGCTGCTGATTGCGGCGTTCGCCTTGCCATGGCCGTTCGGGGCGGTGCTGTCAGTGCTCGCTGCCATCGTCCAGTTCGCCGGTATGCTGGTCGAGCGCTGGCTGTTCTTCGCCGAGGCGAAGCATACGGTCACGCTTTACTACGGACGATAG
- the pdeM gene encoding ligase-associated DNA damage response endonuclease PdeM, giving the protein MNFSLARTSLIAEADLVGIAGERAVCDPRGVLYFPELRLLAVSDLHLEKGSSLARRGTLIPPYDTGATLLRLQAVIADYQPSIVISLGDSFHDGGGAERMHASFRERLEALMAGRQWFWVAGNHDPEAPADLPGETVRELAMGSLLFRHEPSKLRVEGEIAGHLHPCARILQRGRSVRRRCFACDGGRMIMPAFGAYTGSLNVLDSAYAGLFRVETLMAYMLGAERIFAISRSMLRPG; this is encoded by the coding sequence ATGAATTTTTCGCTGGCGCGGACATCACTGATCGCCGAGGCCGATCTGGTCGGGATCGCGGGCGAGCGCGCTGTCTGCGATCCGCGCGGTGTGCTCTATTTCCCCGAGCTTCGGCTTCTGGCGGTATCCGACCTGCATCTCGAGAAAGGCTCGTCGCTGGCCCGCCGTGGCACTCTGATCCCTCCCTACGATACCGGCGCGACCTTGCTGCGATTGCAGGCCGTCATCGCCGACTACCAGCCATCGATCGTCATCAGTCTCGGTGATAGCTTCCATGATGGCGGTGGCGCCGAACGCATGCATGCAAGTTTCCGCGAGCGGCTGGAAGCGTTGATGGCCGGTCGCCAATGGTTCTGGGTTGCCGGTAACCATGACCCGGAAGCGCCGGCGGATCTGCCCGGCGAGACGGTGCGGGAACTGGCCATGGGCTCGCTGCTTTTCCGGCATGAGCCGTCGAAGCTGCGCGTTGAAGGCGAGATCGCTGGCCACCTGCATCCTTGTGCCCGCATCCTGCAGCGTGGCCGCTCGGTGCGGCGGCGCTGCTTTGCCTGCGATGGCGGCCGCATGATCATGCCGGCCTTCGGCGCCTATACCGGTTCGCTCAACGTGCTCGACAGCGCCTATGCCGGGTTGTTTCGGGTGGAGACGTTGATGGCCTACATGCTCGGCGCCGAGCGCATTTTTGCCATCTCCCGCTCGATGCTGAGGCCGGGCTGA
- a CDS encoding ligase-associated DNA damage response DEXH box helicase, which translates to MTEQPRLAEQNAAVALPEPFIRWFGEKGWSPRAHQIDLLAKAQAGQSVLLIAPTGAGKTLAGFLPSLTELANRSRKKSGEARRGIHTLYISPLKALAVDIERNLAKPVDEIGLPVTIETRTGDTPSHKRQRQKLAPPDILLTTPEQLALLIAAGDARRLFEDLRYIVLDELHSLVTSKRGHLLALGLARLRSFVPGLQTIGLSATVAEPDELRRWLVSQNPPGDMSELIVVTGGAKPEISILDSEERVPWAGHSARYATPEIYREIKRHKTTLLFVNTRSQAELLFQELWRVNEDTLPIALHHGSLDVAQRRRVEKAMGENALRAIVATSTLDLGIDWGDVDLVVHVGAPKGASRLAQRIGRANHRMDEPSKAILIPANRFEVLECRAALDANYLGAQDTPPLINGGLDVLAQHVLGCACGAPFRADDLFEEVRTAAPYASLDRPTFDRVIDFVATGGYALKNYERYARIRLNKDGFWRVSNPRIAQQYRLNVGTIIEVPALNVRYVKAGSRGSASRGGRVLGKIEEAFLETLTHGDTFMFAGKVLRFEGIRENECFVSNAPGSDAKVPYYGGGKFPLSTYLAEQVRIMLDDPKRWKQLPEQVADWLRFQADKSVLPKRDDLLIETFPRGNRYYLVAYPFEGRLAHQTLGMLLTRRLDRAGARPLGFVATDYALAIWSLGDMGSMFKTRKPSLGALFDQDMLGDDLEAWLADSWLLKRTFRNCALISGLIEKRHPGQEKSGRQVTVSTDLIYDVLRSHEPDHILLQATRADAAAGLLDVSRLADMLSRIQGRIMHKNLEQISPLAVPIMLEIGKMPVNGEADETLLMDAATLVEEAMGPGMSGT; encoded by the coding sequence GTGACAGAGCAGCCGCGCCTTGCCGAGCAGAATGCCGCCGTAGCCCTGCCCGAACCATTCATCCGATGGTTCGGGGAAAAGGGCTGGTCGCCGCGCGCCCACCAGATCGACCTGCTGGCCAAGGCCCAGGCCGGTCAATCCGTGCTGCTGATCGCGCCGACTGGTGCTGGCAAGACGCTGGCCGGGTTCCTGCCTTCGCTGACGGAACTCGCCAATCGATCCAGGAAGAAGTCCGGTGAGGCGCGACGCGGCATTCACACGCTCTACATCTCGCCCTTGAAGGCGCTGGCGGTCGACATCGAGCGCAATCTCGCCAAGCCGGTCGACGAGATCGGCCTGCCTGTCACCATCGAGACGCGCACCGGCGACACGCCTTCGCACAAGCGCCAGCGCCAGAAATTGGCGCCGCCCGACATTCTACTCACCACGCCCGAGCAACTGGCGCTGCTGATCGCGGCAGGCGATGCCAGACGCTTGTTCGAGGACCTGCGCTATATCGTGCTCGACGAGCTGCATTCGCTGGTGACATCGAAGCGCGGGCATCTGCTGGCGCTCGGGCTGGCACGGCTGCGCAGCTTTGTTCCCGGCCTGCAGACGATTGGGCTGTCAGCGACAGTGGCCGAGCCGGACGAATTGCGCCGCTGGCTGGTCAGCCAGAATCCACCAGGTGACATGTCTGAACTGATCGTCGTCACCGGAGGCGCGAAGCCCGAAATTTCCATCCTCGATTCCGAAGAGCGCGTGCCGTGGGCAGGACATTCAGCTCGTTACGCCACGCCCGAGATCTACCGGGAGATCAAGCGCCACAAGACGACCCTGCTGTTCGTCAACACGCGTAGTCAGGCGGAGTTGCTGTTCCAGGAATTGTGGCGGGTCAACGAAGACACCTTGCCGATCGCGCTGCATCATGGCTCGCTGGATGTCGCCCAGCGCCGGCGGGTGGAAAAGGCGATGGGTGAAAACGCGCTGCGCGCCATCGTCGCCACGTCGACCCTCGATCTCGGCATCGACTGGGGCGATGTCGACCTTGTCGTGCATGTCGGCGCGCCGAAAGGTGCCAGCCGGCTGGCGCAGCGCATCGGCCGCGCCAACCACCGCATGGACGAGCCGTCCAAGGCGATCCTCATTCCCGCCAATCGCTTCGAGGTGCTCGAATGCCGGGCGGCACTCGACGCCAACTATCTCGGCGCGCAGGATACGCCGCCGCTGATCAATGGCGGGCTCGACGTGTTGGCGCAACATGTGTTGGGCTGCGCTTGCGGCGCGCCGTTCCGCGCCGATGATCTGTTCGAGGAAGTGCGAACTGCCGCGCCCTATGCGAGCCTCGATCGGCCGACTTTCGACCGCGTCATCGATTTCGTCGCCACCGGCGGATACGCGCTCAAGAACTACGAGCGATATGCCCGCATCCGCCTGAACAAGGATGGGTTCTGGCGGGTATCCAATCCTCGAATCGCCCAGCAATACAGGCTGAATGTCGGCACCATCATCGAGGTGCCGGCGCTCAATGTCCGCTACGTAAAGGCCGGCAGCAGAGGCTCCGCTTCGCGCGGCGGCCGCGTTCTCGGAAAGATCGAGGAGGCTTTCCTCGAAACACTGACGCACGGTGATACATTCATGTTTGCCGGCAAAGTTCTTCGTTTCGAAGGCATCCGCGAGAATGAATGCTTTGTGTCGAACGCGCCAGGCAGCGATGCCAAGGTGCCCTACTATGGCGGAGGCAAGTTCCCGCTCTCGACCTACCTTGCCGAACAGGTCCGCATCATGCTGGACGACCCGAAGCGATGGAAACAACTGCCGGAGCAGGTGGCCGACTGGCTGCGATTCCAAGCCGACAAATCGGTGTTGCCCAAGCGTGATGACTTGCTGATCGAGACCTTTCCGCGCGGCAATCGCTATTATCTAGTCGCTTATCCCTTCGAAGGCAGGCTTGCCCATCAGACGCTGGGAATGTTGCTTACCCGTCGCCTCGACAGGGCGGGAGCCAGGCCGCTTGGCTTTGTCGCCACCGACTACGCGCTTGCCATTTGGTCACTGGGCGATATGGGCTCAATGTTCAAAACCAGGAAACCTTCGCTCGGCGCGCTCTTCGACCAGGACATGCTGGGCGACGACCTCGAAGCCTGGCTTGCCGACAGCTGGCTTCTCAAGCGCACCTTCCGCAATTGCGCGCTGATTTCGGGACTGATCGAGAAACGCCATCCGGGCCAGGAAAAAAGTGGCCGCCAGGTCACCGTGTCGACCGACCTCATCTATGACGTGTTGCGTAGCCATGAGCCCGACCACATCCTGCTGCAGGCAACGCGTGCCGATGCGGCCGCCGGTCTGCTCGATGTCAGCAGACTTGCCGACATGCTCTCGCGCATCCAGGGTCGAATCATGCATAAGAATCTCGAACAGATCTCGCCGCTGGCTGTGCCGATCATGCTGGAGATCGGCAAGATGCCGGTGAACGGCGAAGCCGATGAGACGCTGTTGATGGACGCAGCGACGCTGGTCGAGGAGGCGATGGGGCCGGGAATGAGTGGGACATGA
- a CDS encoding C40 family peptidase yields the protein MTVHDVRLHAFRSDLADARLKGEVVAERFVAGRPARISASVADVRKAPGPDAGINTQFLFGDDVLVFEEVEGWAWVQGERDGYVGYVADTMLGTRDKAPTHIVSVPRTFVYPGSDLRFPRSGQLSMGSTVTVTGAAETRGTHYQLLASGEAIISGHLQRIGETAADYVAVAETFLGTPYLWGGVSGFGIDCSGLVQLSMRMAGSDVLRDSDMQAATIGEPLEPGPDFAGLRRGDLVFWKGHVAIMTDAETMIHANGHTMLVSREGLKEAVARIGYLYGGPTGFRRP from the coding sequence TTGACCGTACATGATGTCCGCCTGCACGCCTTTCGTTCCGATCTCGCCGATGCGAGGTTGAAGGGAGAGGTCGTTGCCGAACGTTTCGTCGCCGGCCGGCCGGCGCGGATTTCTGCCTCCGTGGCGGATGTGCGCAAGGCGCCGGGCCCGGACGCCGGCATCAACACGCAGTTCCTGTTCGGCGACGATGTCCTCGTCTTCGAGGAGGTCGAGGGCTGGGCCTGGGTGCAGGGCGAGCGTGACGGCTATGTCGGCTATGTCGCCGATACAATGCTCGGCACGCGCGACAAGGCACCCACCCACATCGTCTCCGTGCCCCGCACCTTTGTCTATCCGGGGTCGGATCTCAGGTTTCCGCGCAGTGGGCAACTGTCCATGGGATCGACCGTCACCGTGACCGGCGCGGCCGAGACGCGCGGCACGCACTATCAACTGCTGGCCTCCGGCGAGGCGATCATATCAGGCCATTTGCAGCGCATCGGAGAAACAGCGGCCGACTATGTCGCGGTGGCCGAGACTTTCCTCGGCACGCCCTACCTATGGGGCGGTGTCTCCGGCTTCGGCATCGACTGTTCCGGTCTCGTACAGCTGTCGATGCGCATGGCCGGCAGCGACGTGCTGCGCGATTCCGACATGCAGGCCGCGACCATTGGCGAGCCGTTGGAACCCGGTCCGGATTTTGCCGGGCTGCGGCGTGGCGATCTGGTGTTTTGGAAGGGCCATGTCGCCATCATGACCGATGCTGAGACGATGATCCACGCCAACGGCCACACCATGCTGGTTTCGCGCGAGGGACTGAAGGAGGCCGTCGCCCGCATCGGTTATCTCTATGGTGGGCCGACCGGGTTCCGGCGGCCGTAG
- a CDS encoding MarR family winged helix-turn-helix transcriptional regulator, with amino-acid sequence MSIALRPSQALRLWQQVMLSQVRDDAPDLTMRQTAILFTIYLDPPPHTVRGLAARLNVTKPVITRALDTMGALKLVSRHRDELDKRNVLIKRTVEGALFVERFGDVIIAKAHELPI; translated from the coding sequence ATGTCGATTGCGTTGCGTCCGAGCCAGGCCTTGCGACTGTGGCAGCAGGTGATGCTGTCGCAGGTGCGTGACGACGCGCCTGACCTGACCATGCGCCAGACGGCGATCCTGTTCACCATCTATCTCGATCCGCCACCGCATACGGTGCGCGGGCTCGCCGCCCGACTCAACGTCACCAAGCCGGTCATTACCCGCGCGCTCGACACGATGGGCGCGTTGAAACTGGTGTCGCGCCACCGCGACGAACTCGACAAGCGCAACGTGCTGATCAAACGCACCGTCGAGGGTGCGCTCTTTGTCGAGCGCTTCGGCGATGTTATCATTGCCAAGGCCCACGAATTGCCGATCTGA
- a CDS encoding leucyl aminopeptidase family protein: MPVELVETKLKSALPVHLVAKDSLEATRLTPSSVAWAKANGFSGEAGRALILPGENGAIAGALFGIGEGEGSLAVGALARTLPEGDWSLASTPTDPELGALGLILGGYVFTRYGKKPGKALRFALPSGADAARIRRIADGVFLTRDLVNTPTSDMGPDELEKAVRTLAATHKADVSVIKGDDLLKQNFPMIHAVGRASVGAPRLIDMTWGGKNAPKVTLVGKGVCFDTGGLDIKPSSGMLLMKKDMGGAANVLGLASMIMAAGLKVRLRVLIPAVENSIAGNAFRPGDILASRKGITVEIGNTDAEGRLVLADALALADDDEPQLLVDMATLTGAARVALGPDLPPFYTGDEALASKLAAASLAVEDPLWRMPLWRPYDAKLSSKIADINNVTTDGFAGSITAALFLKRFVEKTAGWAHFDIFAWNPADRPHGPAGGEAQGIRALERIISTRYG; this comes from the coding sequence ATGCCCGTCGAACTCGTCGAGACGAAACTGAAGAGTGCGCTACCGGTTCATCTGGTGGCGAAGGACAGTCTGGAGGCGACGAGGCTCACGCCTTCCTCGGTTGCCTGGGCCAAGGCCAACGGCTTTTCTGGTGAGGCGGGCAGGGCGCTGATCCTGCCCGGCGAGAACGGCGCCATTGCCGGTGCGCTGTTCGGCATCGGCGAAGGCGAGGGCTCCCTCGCGGTAGGCGCGCTGGCGAGAACATTGCCGGAGGGCGATTGGAGCCTTGCGTCCACTCCCACGGACCCGGAACTCGGGGCGCTTGGCCTCATCCTTGGGGGATATGTCTTCACCCGCTACGGCAAGAAACCGGGCAAGGCGCTGCGCTTCGCATTGCCTTCCGGTGCGGATGCAGCCCGCATCCGCCGTATCGCGGACGGCGTTTTCCTGACGCGTGATCTCGTCAACACGCCGACCAGCGACATGGGCCCGGACGAGCTTGAGAAAGCGGTCCGGACCCTGGCCGCAACCCACAAGGCAGACGTGTCGGTCATCAAGGGCGACGACCTGCTCAAGCAGAATTTTCCGATGATCCACGCTGTCGGTCGCGCCTCGGTCGGCGCGCCGAGGCTGATCGACATGACCTGGGGCGGGAAGAACGCGCCGAAGGTGACGCTGGTCGGCAAGGGCGTCTGCTTCGACACCGGCGGTCTCGATATCAAACCCTCGTCGGGCATGCTGCTAATGAAGAAGGATATGGGCGGGGCAGCCAATGTGCTGGGCCTGGCCTCGATGATCATGGCTGCCGGCCTGAAGGTGCGCCTGCGGGTGCTGATCCCCGCCGTCGAGAACTCGATTGCCGGCAACGCCTTCCGGCCAGGCGATATTCTTGCCAGCCGCAAGGGTATCACGGTCGAGATCGGCAATACCGATGCCGAGGGGCGGCTCGTGCTGGCTGATGCCCTGGCGCTGGCCGATGACGACGAACCGCAGCTCCTGGTCGACATGGCGACCTTGACAGGCGCCGCCCGTGTCGCGCTTGGGCCTGACCTGCCGCCTTTCTACACAGGCGACGAAGCGTTGGCGTCGAAATTGGCCGCGGCATCCCTGGCGGTCGAGGATCCGCTGTGGCGCATGCCGCTATGGCGACCCTATGACGCAAAACTCTCGTCGAAGATCGCCGACATCAACAACGTCACCACCGATGGGTTCGCCGGCTCGATCACCGCTGCGCTGTTCCTGAAACGCTTTGTCGAGAAGACCGCCGGCTGGGCGCATTTCGACATCTTCGCCTGGAACCCCGCCGACCGACCGCACGGCCCCGCCGGCGGCGAGGCGCAAGGCATTCGCGCACTGGAGCGGATCATCTCGACCCGCTACGGCTGA